DNA sequence from the Coturnix japonica isolate 7356 chromosome 3, Coturnix japonica 2.1, whole genome shotgun sequence genome:
TacatagatttaaaaaaaaaagcctaacaGGGAATATTGTTAATccattgctttgctgcagcGCTGTCCTGTCTGGAGGAGATGCTGGCATCCtaacacagaattacagaattgtaggggttggaagggacctctagagatcatcgagtccaacccccctgcgaaagcaggctccctacaccgtgtcacacaggtaggcgtccaggcaggtcttgaatatctccagagaaggagactccaaggagactccaccacctccctgggcagcctgttaaCATTGATTTTGTGTGTCTGTAGTCTGCTGGAGAGATCCAAATTTGGACTGTGGTAACATCAACCAAATGTTGAGTAAGGATGAAAAGCCTGAACTAGGACAGTGGAACAGATTGGCCTCAGAAGGAGCTGCAAGCTGTTGGGGTGTGTGTGCTATGTGTGCTGCTGGCATCAGGAGAGCTCTCCATTGATTCACTGAGACAGAATCTCAGGCACGGCTGAGGTTTGGATGCATATGTTGGATGGTGACATTGCAAATTGAAACCTGAGCTGTGGCTTCCATTTCAGGCCAGGAAAAGTGCTACTCTGATTTCAGCCCATTGAGTCACCTTCCTACTTGTTTTGCCAAAGTTTCCTTCAGAGAAGTTGGGGAAGTTGGGAACCGAGATGTGAAATTGCTGGTTTGAAAAtgaagccaaaaagaaaaatccttcagGGGAAATAATCGGCATCTTCATGGTTGATAAGAGGTtattaaaatggagaaaataattgcttGCCTTGTTACCTTTTCAGATGGAACGACTGTTGCCCTTGTACATAATTTCTAGGCAATTACAGGTCAGGATGGAGTAATTAGATGACagaatgatgaaaaagaaagaataattttgtgTCTCTTATCATGAGTTGAAGGAAGTAGACATCACTCCTTGGAAGTAAATATTTGGCTTTGTAATGCTTCAGTGTGACATAACATATTTCAGATGCCGAGCCTGAATTCTGCTTTGCCCCTTCATGTTTCGCTCTCTTCATTGGTTGTGAAAGCAACACGAAGTGTGTCATTCTGCTTCCCTCGTCATTTCGAATTTGGAAGGAGAACTGGAGTGAATGCTGTCCTTGCTTGATTGCAGTGTTAAGCgaacaaatatatttaacattATGATCTTAATATACAGGACTCTAGATGAAAAACCATCTCTACATGTTGTTCTATTTGGGTCTATTCAGCTGACTCCCCCTCGTGCTGACAGCAGCCcccatttttattatttatgctGGCCTGGAACCTGGCCCTTTTAAAGAAGGATGGAGATAGGGACACGTGGCGTGTAGTCTGCCCAGCACCCGCAGTCATTCTGAGTCGGAAATGTCACCTGAGAAGTCCTTCATTGCAGCGTGGTGGCACTGTGGGTTTTTCTTGCTCCTGCCCCAGATGCAGCAGGCCCCGTTCTCATGTTCAGCTCCTCAGCCCGATGTTTCCTGCTAACCAGCTGTGTGCCTCTAGATGTGTCTACAGCCAGTGGGGAAGTGAAGTTAAAATGGAATGGAAGGTAGGCAGCACGGAGGCAGTTTGATTGGATGGAACACAAACCTTTTTCCATCATACATAAAATTGCTGCCTGAAGTACAGTGTCCGGCTTGAACTTTAGCAGCATTGAGGACGGCAGCGAGTCCTATTTAAAACAGCCAGCAAATTCTGATGTACGTGATTCATGTTCTCGCTTCAGTTTTATGGTCTTAGTGAGGCTCAGTTAATTGGGGTTTTCTTTAGCGAGTACACCTCCAGATTCTAGATCTTAATAGATGAAGTAATTCATTAAATAACTGTCACTATTGAAAAAGACAGTTTGGGCCTCCTTATTTAAGGAACACTAAAGGAACGTGTCCTGTGTTTGACACCAGATAAGCACCCGTTTTAATTCAGTCGTCAACTGCAGAGAGAATAGAGTTAATTGCAAGTGAAGGAAATTaagaaacaactggaaaagCCAAGAAGGCTTTCTGGAAGCAGAGGCATTAGTTAAAATAAGGAATGTGAATAATTGTGAGTTGCCTGTATTTGAATAGTCATTGAATAGTTCGGTGCTGTGTTAAATGAGCGGGTTTCACTTACTAACCTTCATTGTACAAGTGGAGGGCATTAGGAGGTGAATCCTTGGTGGTAGCGCAGTGCCGACAGCACCCACCTGTGGGCCAGTTCTGTGCTCACCAACGATGCTGCTTCGCATCTCCTGTATCAGTCCGAATGTAGGAATCCTGTCAGCCAGCACAGACTAACAGCATGCCCAAGTCTTCAGGTTCCAggctttttttgtcttcttttccttaCCTGGTGGCTGTTTGAAATGCAGACAGTGTATTACTGTTgtttctgctccctgctggaTTTGTCTAGTTGCAGAGCTTTCCCTGAAGGTAGTGTTGCCATGCAGGCTGTCAAAGCAGCATTTACTGGGAGGTGTTGTTGCAGTAGATCTGTCCggagctttttttcttacagtctGTGATTGTCAGAGCACTGTTAGAAGATACCAAATTAGAAGTAGATGAAGTTACTGTAgtacaggattttttttgtctgcagttCATGTAATTTGGAATAGATTTGTGTATTCCTTAGTGCACAGATCTTTACTGTCTGTTCCAGTTGTACTGTTTGTCCCCAGAGTCAgcacatgtttattttttcccctgctacCTCCCTTCTGTTCTAGTTGGGTTTTATACATTCTCTCTGAAGTATTCTCAGTGTAATTAGCAGACgtggtttgggctggaagaaaCCTGGCTGATGGCTCTTGGTTTAAACCTGTTGATCAGTCTGTTCAGAtcttttcttaatatttttggAGGTTAATCTggtttgaaaatgtttctacaTATAGGTATTATTAAAGAGAGCTGTAGAGAAGACTTAGCAAAGTTGTTAGGCCTCATTCAGCTGATGTTTTTGCAGTTCATACAGAATTTGTAAAGCAAAATATGACCAAGACCACATAGTTGCAGCGGAGGATCCACACGCATGGTTGTGTTCAGTAGTTAACATAAATACAGCGTGTATCCTTGCAGTCAGGTTTCCTGGAGCATACATGGTGCTTCTTGGAGCTTTAGGAGAGGTGTGATGTTATCAGCTGACTGGGTTCccactcagcactgagctgtgtcCCTGGAGCCAGAGCAGCACTTGATTCTGAGGAAGAAGATTGTTTTGCCACCCTAATGCTGGTGAGTTAAAATGTTGCAACTCCACCTGCAATGTCTGATGCCCCACCTATGTGACAAGTTCTACCTGGGATTCGTTTCGGAAGCCTGTGTTTAACCTGGTTGGTGTATTTCAGTACCTCAGTGGAGTGTAGTTTATAGTTTGTCCTACAGCAATAGGGAATCCTCCAGCCGTCCTTGAATGTGGCTCTTTTATCTTCCtcaatttccttcatttccctgTTGTGCTGCTTATATTTTCTGCAGTTGCAGCTTTGAACCAAGTTACCATGACGGACAGAACTGCACAAGCACTGTGGGCGTAGGATTGAAAAGGTAGAAATTACAGGGTGCTCTTTGTCCAGGAGCAACATCCAAACAAGCTCCTTGGAGAAGGTGCTGATACTTCTGTTGGCTGGAATTGATTTCCTTGCCCATCAATGAGAATCCTCTAGATTGGCTTGTGCTATTAGAGAGCAGCCGCCACTGAACCTCTGAACTAGAAATTGACAAATGTTTGCTTCTGCTTGATCTGGCATGGGCTTCGGCCACTTACTGAAACAGCTTATTGCTGAAGTTAACTTGCTTCATACGGGTGCGTGTTAGGAAATGTTCAAATGTAGGACCTCAGGAACATTGGGTTCACAAGCACTGAAAACTGGTGGAAGAAGGTTTCATGGTGTTGCATTGAATGGAAACAGGAAGGAACTGAGTTGGAGCTTTTTGCAACCCTGACACAATCACAGTGATGAATGTGTATGTGAGCCTTGAAAGGCCATCTCTGCCTTAAGTCTAGAAGCTTAGTCTGGGGGAAGCAGACTGTTTAGGGAAATGcggttttgtttgttttataaatagGTCTGAGCATTTACAAGAATTGTGGTATGAAGGGAGGCTTTGGAGCTCTCTTTGTTTGAAGGTCTCCTGGAGGAGTAGGGGGGAAGGCATTATTTCCCAAGGGGTGTCCATTGGGGGGCTCTGATGGTCCTGAGAGCTTTTTGCCACATATTTCAGAGAGGAGGCACCACAGGGTTGATAATGAGATGAGATTATTAGAAGCACCTGCTGTATTTACCCAGTGCAGGTCAAATGCTGACTTACATATTGCTGTACTCTCTTAAAAGAGGTTATTGATCCATCCACGGGGTTTACTTGGATACATCTGGGGCCATGAAGTGTTGCGAAGgcctttgtttttgtctgttggATTCCAGTTCTTGGAGGGTTTAAGCAGTAGCTGCTTTATGAATATTTGGTCAGAATTGTTTCCTTCCCTACTTTGTTGCTTGTCTGTCAGATACTGAATAAGGAGGAGCGGCACATCACGGAGACTTAATTTTCATCTGTGTGTATCATCCAGTTTTTGGTTCCTACATTTCCAAATCAGACTGTTTGTTCTTGTTAGCTTTACCCCAGCACTGGCACTTGACCTTAATAAATAATCTATTCTGCTCATGTGTTCTCTTGTGAAAATGCTCTGGACTTAACACTTCTCTGTTAGtttcattatttgctttgtGTCCTGGGTAAAATGGCACCGTTCTTGGAGGCTTAAGAGTTTAGTTTTTAGCATCTCCTGGTCATCTACATTAGATGTTCTAGtagaaataaagtgaaatgctgaaatgtaATTACTTGAGGTTTAATTCTttgactgtttttctcctagaacaaATTCTGTACAACATAAAACAGGAGTACAAACGCATGCAGAAGAGGAGACACTTAGAAAATAACTTCCAGCAGACAGATCCTTGTTGTTCTACTGATGCACAGCCACATGCGTTATTTCTTACTGGACCAGCTTTGCCAGGTAGCCGGAGCGTTCTGTGTAATTTTGGTCTGTGTTCTCAGATTCTGAGGAAATAATTTGCCTTTTTTGCTTCCTGTATTATTGCACTTTCTCATCATTTATGGTTTCTTTTGGGGGGAAGCAATAATAGCATTAATCTGGAAGCTTAccaggttttcttctttccctgccACTGATCCTGCAATAGGCTGATACAAAGCAGCTGTCTTTGCAAAAATACATTGTAGTTTTAATGTAGAATAGAAGCTTGTCAGTGGCAACTGCCATTTGTGCCTCACTGTGTGATGCTCCTGGCTTTTTCATACGTATCCTTTTACAGTTAAGATTCACTTTAATTTGAAGTATTCAATGGCCCAGGAACTAGTCTCCAAATAATATGTAAAATTCCTTTAATGTAAAAAGTGTGAGGAGAACTGATTATAATATGGGTTTTGAACTCCTTGTAAGTGGGACATGGGTTATACCCCAGTATTTTTGTCTTAGGTACTTCATCTGCAGCATCATCACCATTGAAAAAAGAACAGCCCCTGTTTACTCTCAGACAAGTTGGAATGATCTGTGAACGTTTGCTGAAAGAACGTGAAGAGAAAATCCGTGAAGAGTATGAAGAAATTTTGACCACAAAACTTGCAGGTATATTAATGGTTCAAAATAATGTGCTAGCATGaattcaaaagcttttattttgttttacttctctttttttgtattATGCTGTTTAGTTTCTTTCTGAGCTGGTCTGATTAAGAATGAGATTGCATACAGTGCTGATAAAACTGTAGACTCTTTGATAGGATTTTCTGTTCTGCGCTGTCTTGGATAGAAACTGTGACTCCTGGGTATTACTAATCAATGGAAACAGAGGTTTTATTTCACATAGAACTTTCTCTCGCTGCTGTGTTGGAATTGAtcatttcctcttcattttatttattttttttttgccagaaagactttctattttacttctttaagAGCTCTTTGTGAAGGATCTTTTTCCCTGCTTGGAAACTGACTTCCTTTTTCTGGAATTTGGCAAGAAGACACAGTACCTAAGACTTCCCTTTCACTTCCCAGTAATTACATTACTCTGCTGCCAGCGGTGTTGGGTAGCTGCTTCATTGTCAGTAATTTAGCTGCgtttctgttcctctgtgttGAATCCTTGCATTTCCTACCAGTCAGCTGGTGTTTTTGGCGCCTCATGTCAGCTTACCTTTGATAAGGATCGTGTTAATGCCAGCAATGTGAAAAGGACTTTCCTTCAGTTGTCAGTGTCCTCTACTTCTGAGTGTTTTGCTAAGGTCTGAGGATCTAATTTTGGTGTGTTCAGAGGTAGATGCCTTCACAATATGATGTGTTTAATGCTTAGTATGATTATAATGAGCATTTCAGGACACGCTTTGGCAGTGAGCTTAGTTTTTGAATACCTGTTGCCATTGTGTCCCACCTGAAAACGCATCAAATTAAAGTTAGCAGATCTCTGGATTCAGGAGCCAGCTCCTGTGGGCATTGCCCATGCAGGAGGTCACCAAGCCTGTCAGACTGCTGGGTTGCACGTGACAGCGTTGTCTCTGCACCTGAGTCTGTTTCACGTTCTGTGCTTTCTGGTCTGCTACCATGAAGTGTGTGTTTTCTTAATACATAACCAGCCCTGCATACTTAGTTTTCTTTGGACctaatgttttgtttgtagATTCTTCTTTCTTAACTCGATTCAGACTGATTAATTGAAAcaagagtctttttttttccttctaatttatGTATGTTAGGAATGGAGTCCTTTCTTACATTCTTAAACGCTTTTCAGTTAGCGGTGATGATAACAACCAATTGAAGACCAGATATGCTCATTGATTTGTCTCAGTCTTTGAGTCCAACTTGCAGTTCTTTACAGCAGGAACCTCTGGCACCGTGTGCTCTTGTGTCACTCTGAAAGGGAACCTCAGGGAAGGGGAACAGTACCTTCTCCTAGGGCCTGAGGGCAGCGTACAGTGAGATGAGATAAGGTTTATTTCCCTGTAGGGTGATCTCTAAAAGAACTGGTTATTGCATCCCATATATTTTGCCAGTAGTGAATTCTTAGTATTACACAGGAGTTTAGAAATAGACTGTTAGAATTGGGCATAATTCTTTTCACAGAAGACCACTTGCATctttctgctggcagagcaACTATAtccctttctttgctttgtacaGTGAGGTGATGACTCATTTTTACAGACCAgtgaaatgaatggaaatgcaACTGGAAATTGTGTAACAAATATTGATTAGCTTCTTTCAAGTGACTGAACGGAATGTTTGGAACTTGGatctattttcttcattcctttcctgAATCATGCTTTTCTTGGAGGTAGTTAGCCAGATactgccttttttgttttcctctgccaTGTTCTTTGTGAGCAGCATTGCCTTTCACGTAGAGTGAGTGATGGAGTGATCAATGGAAAACTGAGGTTGCTGTAATGCCCCGGATTTCCCCTCCTGTTGTTATTTGAAACCACGATGTCAGCATAAACTTAGCCTTTGCAGATTTGAAACCCAGAAGGGAAGACTGCAAGGGGCTCAGTGAAACTTCAGCTTGAGAGCAGTTCTAGAACCTGCTTGTGAAAAACAGCTCTATTACTGCAATTCAAGTTATGAATTCATTTTAACGGTGCTTGTATTCATGGCACTTAGCCATCTTTTGACTTGAAATAGCTAAAACCTGCCGTAGGAGATTCCAGTGGTCCAGGTATCTTTACAGGTTCTCATCAGTTCACGGTAGATGATTTTACCTTTGGATTCCTTAACTTTCTTATGCTGAATGCCACAAGAAGGGGTTTTTCACTAAGTGTGGATTCTTAAAATTACCAAAACCAGATTTTTAACAGAGACGGTGCTACAAAGTGGCTGTGTATGTTGACATAAAccttaaaagaagaaagctggaaGGTTTCTTTCTGGCCTTTAGTACATTCTTTCGGGAAAAGTTCTagttgctggttttttttggaaATGGTTTCAATCTGCTCTTTGTGTTATTTGGTTGTTTGGCTAAGATCCTCACGTGGCTCCTGAAAAGCCATCAATCAGAACTGCAGTGAGACAGAGGTTCAGCTTGAGGGCAGAGGGGAAGTGGCCGCCACGGTGCTGGGCCCGCTCGCTTAAGGATGAATGTCCTTAGATGGCTGGGCCAGGTTCGcgctttggctgctgctgcgCTGCTTGCTGATTACTGATACACTGTTTACTTCAAAGGTGAAGCTCCTCCCTGCAAGATGATGGGGACTTTAATGGGGCAAGCCTGTGGGACTAGGAACTACTACAAATCTAACTGCATTTTGGGTTGAAGATTGCCTTCTTTGACCTTGCCCTTTTCTCAGAACACCCCACATTGCTGCACATGTATTTTTCCacaagggaggaa
Encoded proteins:
- the AKIRIN2 gene encoding akirin-2, which encodes MACGATLKRTLDFDPLLSPASPKRRRCAPLSAPASAAASSSSFASPQKYLRMEPSPFGEVSSRLTTEQILYNIKQEYKRMQKRRHLENNFQQTDPCCSTDAQPHALFLTGPALPGTSSAASSPLKKEQPLFTLRQVGMICERLLKEREEKIREEYEEILTTKLAEQYDAFVKFTHDQIMRRYGEQPASYVS